One window of Ziziphus jujuba cultivar Dongzao chromosome 5, ASM3175591v1 genomic DNA carries:
- the LOC107420422 gene encoding E3 ubiquitin-protein ligase CIP8, whose product MAETPSQPPAPSVSDIDASQYWCYRCDKRVSIETNLPDVICRECKNGFVETIPAASHLTSEHPSGSSDEVDGPTFDSQFLQVLRIIAQAAREDDAPSPPPQNHLSEDRFLRIGLDEWDNDEEDEDDDAATRVEFHNEGEEENEESEDEEEDRSGNEEEENHDQQDRDELERRRRRRDVLQLRLRDFATRARSGRNRILDWAEILMGLEDNSIEFRLEVPESDRYIGNPEDYVDAAGYEALLQTLAESDGGGRRGAPPASKSAVSELPTVKISSENEALLCAICKDMVNVGEMAKKLPCGHGYHGDCIVPWLGSRNSCPVCRFELPTDDPEYEAERKNKAVIPGGASGSGGSDSVTD is encoded by the coding sequence ATGGCCGAAACACCGTCTCAGCCACCGGCACCATCGGTTTCAGACATCGATGCCTCGCAATACTGGTGCTATCGATGCGATAAACGCGTCTCTATCGAAACCAATCTCCCTGACGTTATCTGCCGCGAATGTAAGAATGGCTTCGTCGAAACCATCCCTGCCGCCTCCCATCTGACGTCCGAACATCCTTCCGGATCGTCTGATGAAGTCGACGGTCCGACTTTCGACTCCCAATTCCTACAGGTTCTCAGAATAATCGCACAGGCGGCGCGTGAGGATGACGCTCCCTCTCCACCGCCTCAAAATCATTTATCGGAAGACAGGTTCCTTAGGATTGGGCTCGATGAGTGGGAtaatgatgaagaagatgaggaCGACGACGCTGCTACCAGAGTTGAGTTTCATAACGAAGGAGAAGAGGAGAACGAAGAAAGCGAAGACGAGGAGGAAGATCGATCGGGTAACGAGGAAGAAGAGAATCACGACCAGCAAGACAGAGATGAATTAGAGCGGCGGCGGAGGCGTCGCGATGTGCTCCAGCTCCGCCTCCGCGACTTTGCCACCAGAGCGAGGAGCGGGAGAAATCGGATCCTCGATTGGGCTGAGATCTTGATGGGCTTGGAAGACAACTCGATCGAATTCCGTCTGGAAGTGCCGGAATCGGACCGGTACATCGGCAATCCGGAGGATTACGTGGACGCAGCTGGGTATGAGGCATTGTTGCAGACTTTAGCTGAGAGCGACGGCGGTGGAAGGAGAGGAGCCCCGCCGGCATCCAAATCGGCTGTATCGGAGTTACCGACGGTGAAGATTTCGTCTGAGAATGAGGCTTTGCTGTGCGCCATATGCAAGGACATGGTCAATGTCGGTGAAATGGCAAAAAAGTTGCCATGTGGGCATGGGTACCATGGCGATTGCATCGTGCCGTGGCTGGGTTCCAGGAATTCTTGCCCAGTTTGTAGATTCGAGCTGCCGACGGATGATCCGGAGTACGAGGCCGAGAGAAAGAATAAAGCGGTAATTCCCGGTGGAGCTTCAGGTTCCGGTGGAAGTGATTCGGTGACGGATTGA
- the LOC107420407 gene encoding uncharacterized protein LOC107420407 produces the protein MAVSDAVVANLTTIYVAVIAGIKVYGLVLGRSFGGGFVLIVSTILVGLILIATLTWDVSRKATYAVSRDHRRVHVHEMCKGGICWHGVAVRSPASQVRFRLPQQLPYGAM, from the coding sequence ATGGCGGTTTCTGACGCCGTTGTTGCCAACTTGACGACGATCTACGTGGCAGTCATCGCAGGGATCAAGGTTTATGGGCTTGTTTTGGGCCGGAGCTTCGGCGGCGGATTTGTGCTGATCGTGTCCACCATCTTGGTGGGACTCATCCTTATTGCAACGCTTACGTGGGACGTCTCACGTAAAGCCACGTATGCTGTCTCTCGCGATCATCGTCGTGTCCATGTCCACGAGATGTGCAAGGGAGGTATTTGTTGGCACGGCGTAGCCGTCCGGTCGCCGGCTTCTCAGGTCCGGTTTAGACTGCCACAGCAACTTCCTTATGGAGCCATGTGA